The following coding sequences lie in one Pseudoxanthomonas sp. SE1 genomic window:
- a CDS encoding GFA family protein: MSRSLQTFTGNCHCGATRFEITTDFPELTQCDCSICRKKNALMVKVHESAFRLLAGEDALTEYQFHTHTAHHYFCKVCGIYPFHRKRVTPEYYGINVFCLDGFDPDGIPVRMTVGAGMD; the protein is encoded by the coding sequence ATGAGCCGTTCCCTGCAGACCTTCACCGGCAACTGCCACTGCGGCGCGACCCGCTTCGAGATCACCACCGATTTCCCCGAGCTGACGCAGTGCGACTGCTCCATCTGTCGCAAGAAGAACGCGCTGATGGTGAAGGTGCACGAAAGCGCCTTCCGCCTGCTGGCCGGCGAAGACGCGCTCACCGAGTACCAGTTCCACACCCATACCGCCCACCACTACTTCTGCAAGGTGTGCGGCATCTATCCCTTCCACCGCAAGCGCGTCACGCCGGAGTACTACGGCATCAACGTGTTCTGCCTGGACGGCTTCGATCCCGACGGCATCCCGGTGCGGATGACGGTGGGCGCGGGCATGGACTGA
- a CDS encoding low molecular weight protein tyrosine phosphatase family protein, which yields MPRNILFICTQNRLRSPTAEQVFADWPGIETASAGLGNDAEVPVSPELLAWADIVFVMEKVHRNRLSAKFGSHLKGARVICLDIPDEYEYMDPHLVRLLKQKVTRFLPGS from the coding sequence ATGCCCCGCAACATCCTCTTCATCTGCACCCAGAACCGCCTGCGCAGCCCGACGGCGGAGCAGGTGTTCGCCGACTGGCCGGGGATCGAGACGGCGTCTGCGGGGCTGGGCAACGATGCCGAAGTGCCGGTCTCGCCCGAGTTGCTGGCGTGGGCGGATATCGTGTTCGTGATGGAGAAGGTCCATCGCAATCGCCTGTCGGCGAAGTTCGGCAGTCATCTCAAGGGCGCGCGGGTGATCTGCCTGGATATCCCGGACGAGTACGAATACATGGACCCTCACCTGGTCCGCCTGTTGAAGCAGAAGGTCACGCGCTTCCTGCCTGGGTCATGA
- a CDS encoding DUF2200 domain-containing protein encodes MSGHRIFTTSFASVYPLYVHKAERKGRTKAEVDEVIRWLTGYDQAGLERQIDARIDFETFFTEAPQLHPHASLIKGVVCGVRVEDVDDPLMQKIRYLDKLVDDLAKGKAMEKILR; translated from the coding sequence ATGTCCGGCCACCGCATCTTCACCACCTCCTTCGCCAGCGTGTATCCGCTGTACGTGCACAAGGCCGAGCGCAAGGGGCGGACGAAAGCCGAGGTCGATGAGGTCATCCGCTGGCTGACCGGCTACGACCAGGCCGGGCTTGAGCGTCAGATCGATGCCAGGATCGATTTCGAGACCTTCTTCACCGAGGCCCCGCAGCTCCACCCCCATGCGTCGCTTATCAAAGGCGTGGTCTGCGGGGTGCGTGTGGAAGACGTCGACGATCCGCTGATGCAGAAGATCCGCTACCTCGACAAGCTGGTGGACGACCTGGCGAAAGGGAAGGCGATGGAGAAGATCCTGCGGTGA
- the zipA gene encoding cell division protein ZipA: MSDMAMLRFGIIIAGVLLVAAIFLFGRPKKPAQGRRIESTERDTARVEPSLAGDDTSEQLQDYSDDRVSQPELGLPGGTPVAGVESDLGKRPSQDFDKIVSLYVAAKAGQVLRGEDIVVAAEKTGLTFGHMNVFHRLVEGHPERGPVFSMANIMQPGSFDMANIRTLETPAIAFFLTLPAPMTALEAWEKLLPNVERMAELLGGVVLDDSRNTLGRQRIQHIREELRAYDRQHEAPPLTKAPRW, from the coding sequence GTGTCCGACATGGCCATGCTTCGTTTCGGAATCATCATCGCCGGCGTCCTGCTGGTGGCGGCGATCTTCCTGTTCGGTCGTCCCAAGAAGCCCGCCCAGGGCCGCCGCATCGAGAGCACCGAGCGCGACACCGCCCGCGTCGAGCCCAGCCTTGCGGGCGACGACACCAGTGAGCAGTTGCAGGACTACAGCGACGACCGCGTCAGCCAACCCGAGCTGGGCCTGCCCGGCGGCACCCCGGTGGCAGGCGTCGAAAGCGACCTGGGCAAGCGGCCCAGCCAGGATTTCGACAAGATCGTCTCGCTGTACGTCGCGGCCAAGGCCGGGCAGGTGCTGCGCGGCGAGGACATCGTGGTCGCCGCCGAGAAGACCGGCCTGACCTTCGGCCACATGAATGTCTTCCACCGGCTGGTGGAAGGGCATCCGGAACGCGGCCCGGTCTTCAGCATGGCCAACATCATGCAGCCCGGCAGCTTCGACATGGCCAACATCCGCACCCTGGAAACCCCGGCCATCGCGTTCTTCCTCACGCTGCCCGCGCCGATGACCGCACTGGAAGCCTGGGAGAAGCTGCTGCCCAACGTCGAGCGCATGGCCGAACTGCTCGGCGGCGTGGTCCTCGACGACAGTCGCAACACCCTCGGCCGCCAGCGCATCCAGCACATCCGCGAAGAACTGCGTGCGTACGACAGGCAGCATGAGGCGCCGCCGCTGACTAAGGCGCCGCGGTGGTGA